The following is a genomic window from Niabella soli DSM 19437.
TTCGCTGCTGTCGCCTTTAACCTGGCGCATTAATTCGGAAATGGATTGTTTGGGATTTAAACCAATAAACAGATGCGTGTGATCAGCGGCGGAATTAACGGCAATCATTTTATGACCATTATGTTGCACAATGCCGGTAATATATTTATGTAACCGGCCTTCCCATTCGGGTTGTATAAGCGCCTTCCGGTATTTAACAGCAAATACAAAATGGATGTGCAATTGGGTGTAGGTGTTAGGCATAGGTAATAATTTGTTATAAATATAATCATAAATATTTACATGGGGTGTGCCTACGGCACACCACCAAACCGGGCCGTTACACGGGCTACAAGGGGGTTGTCTCTACGAGACAAAAAACAGAAAAGGTGGGGGATAATGGCCTTTTTTTCATGTCTTTTATCTTTGGCAAGTGCACTTAAAGGGTTGCGCTTCGTCTTTGGCAAATATGCAGAAAACATTCCTTTTATTCTCTGCAAATATTTATACTAATGATCTTTTATTCTCGACAAATATGCCGTAGGCATTACCTCTTTTTAGAAACGGAATATACAACGGTTGCCATGCCGCATAGCGGCTACCCTTCGAGACCATTAAAAATATAAAAACTCCAATCCTTCAAGCGTGTTTCGTTAAAAATGGTATTGCTTTTAAAAGAAAAATTTGAACAAGCCGGTGATAAAAGGGTTGTACCTACGGCACACCATAAACCCCGCGCCGTTACATGGGCTACAAAGGGGTTGTCTCTACGAGACAAAAAACAGAAAAGGGCTGAGGAGTAAGGGCCTTTTTTCATAACTTTTATTCTCTGCAAATATTTGGAAACATTATATTAATGATCTTTTATTCTTTACAAATATGCCGTAGGCATAACCCCCTTTTAGAAACGAATTATACAACGGTTGGCCATGCCGCGTAGTGGCTACCCAA
Proteins encoded in this region:
- the tnpA gene encoding IS200/IS605 family transposase, whose product is MPNTYTQLHIHFVFAVKYRKALIQPEWEGRLHKYITGIVQHNGHKMIAVNSAADHTHLFIGLNPKQSISELMRQVKGDSSEFVNKERFTRRKFYWQEGYGAFSHGHAQIDTVVKYIQNQKEHHAKKLFRDEYLELLNDYGIEYNPLYLFTDPEND